The nucleotide window CGACGAAGACTGACCGACCCGGACGTTCAGACGTCCGTACGCCGGGAGCCGTTCGACACTAGAATGGCGGGTCGCCCACTGCCCTGCCCGCCATGCAAGCCGTCAACAAGGCCCGCCTCCAGATCCATTTCTGCGTCCTGCTGTGGGGCTTCACGGCCATCCTGGGCAAGCTGATCACCCTGCCCGCGTTGCCCCTCGTGTGGTGGCGCATGCTGCTGGTCACCGTGGCGCTGCTGTTCGTGCCCAAAGTGTGGCGTGGCCTGCGGGCCATGCCAGCTCGCCTGCGCTGGGCGTATGCGGGGATTGGCGCGCTGGTGTCGCTGCACTGGCTGACATTCTACGGTGCCATCAAGCTGGCCAATGCGTCCGTGGGCGCCACGTGCATCGCCCTGGGGCCCGTGTTTCTTGCGCTGGTGGAACCGTGGATCGCCAAGCGCAAGTTCGATCCGCGTGAGCTTTTGATTGGCGTGGCCGTCGTGCCGGGCGTGGCCATGGTCGTGGGCGGCGTACCGTCCGACATGCGGCTGGGCATTCTGGTCGGCACGCTGTCGGCCTTGCTGGTGGCGTTGTTCGGATCACTGAACAAGCGACTGGTCGAGCATGGCGATCCGCTGACGGTGACCTGCATCGAGCTGGGCACGGGTGCGGTGTTCCTCACCCTGCTGGCTCCGCTGCTTCCACACACCGGGCCGGCGTTCGTCATCCCGAATGCGCACGACTCGATGCTGCTCTTGCTGCTCGCCTTCGGCTGCACGCTGCTTCCCTTCGCGCTCGCCCTGGTCGCGCTTCGCCATATGAGCGCCTTCGGCACGCAGATGGTGACGAACCTGGAGCCGGTCTACGCCATCGTGCTGGCGATGATATTGCTCGGCGAGCAACGCGAACTCGACTGGCAGTTCTACATCGGTGTGGTGATCATTCTTTCGTCGGTGTTCATGCAGCCGTTGTTGACGCGCCGCCGCGGCGAACCGCAACAAACCGAACTGCTCGGCACCTCCGAGAGCCACAGCGTCGTCGACTGACGCCTCAGCCGGCGGCGATACTCGCCGCCAGGTGATCGATGAAGGCACGCACTTTGGCCGGCGGCCGCTGCCCCGGGTAGACCGCGTGGATGCCGCCTTCCGGCAAGCGATACGTCGGCAACAAGACCTTCAGTCGCCCTGCGCGCACATCGTCTTCGACAAGGTAGTCCGGGAGAATCGCGGCGCCCGCCGAGGCGAGTACGAGTGCACGCACGGCCGAGGCGTTGTTGGCCTGTGCCACGGCACGGACGCGCACCGTGGTGCGTCCTCCCTTTGCGTGCGTGAACGTCCAGGTCAGTGGCGACGACAATGCCGACATCGCCACCCAGGCGAACGTCGCCAGATCCTCGGGCCTTTTCGGCGTACCTGCGCGCGCCACATACGACGGTGACGCCACGACGAGCTGGCGAAAGCCGGAAAGGCGCGTCGCACGCAGCGTGGAATCGCGAAGGGAACCGCCACGAATGGCCAGATCGAAGCGCTCGGCGATCAGATCACTGAGATGGTCGCTCAGCACCAGATCCACCTGCACCTGCGGGTACGTGAGCATGTAACTGGCAAGCGCGGGCGCCACCACCGCGGTGCCGTAATCCAGCGATGCGGTCAGCCGCAAGGTGCCGCGCGGCGCATCGCGATTCTCGCTGACGCGCTCGATGGCCGCTTCCGTCTCGGCGAGGATGCGAACGCAGTCCGCATGGAACGCGGCGCCTGCTTCCGTGAGCGACATGCGACGCGTACTGCGCACCAGCAGGGTCACGCCAAGCTCCTGTTCAAGGCGCGCCACGTGCTGACTCACCATCGCCTTGGTCATGCCCAACTGCTCGGCGGCGGCCGTGAACGAACCGGCCTGCACCAACGCCACGAAGACGGCAAGCCTGTTGAGATTGATGTCCCGCTCCATGCCGTGGCGCCTCGCCCATTGTTTAGTTTGACTTTACAT belongs to Dyella terrae and includes:
- a CDS encoding DMT family transporter, which gives rise to MQAVNKARLQIHFCVLLWGFTAILGKLITLPALPLVWWRMLLVTVALLFVPKVWRGLRAMPARLRWAYAGIGALVSLHWLTFYGAIKLANASVGATCIALGPVFLALVEPWIAKRKFDPRELLIGVAVVPGVAMVVGGVPSDMRLGILVGTLSALLVALFGSLNKRLVEHGDPLTVTCIELGTGAVFLTLLAPLLPHTGPAFVIPNAHDSMLLLLLAFGCTLLPFALALVALRHMSAFGTQMVTNLEPVYAIVLAMILLGEQRELDWQFYIGVVIILSSVFMQPLLTRRRGEPQQTELLGTSESHSVVD
- a CDS encoding LysR family transcriptional regulator is translated as MERDINLNRLAVFVALVQAGSFTAAAEQLGMTKAMVSQHVARLEQELGVTLLVRSTRRMSLTEAGAAFHADCVRILAETEAAIERVSENRDAPRGTLRLTASLDYGTAVVAPALASYMLTYPQVQVDLVLSDHLSDLIAERFDLAIRGGSLRDSTLRATRLSGFRQLVVASPSYVARAGTPKRPEDLATFAWVAMSALSSPLTWTFTHAKGGRTTVRVRAVAQANNASAVRALVLASAGAAILPDYLVEDDVRAGRLKVLLPTYRLPEGGIHAVYPGQRPPAKVRAFIDHLAASIAAG